The DNA sequence TgataaaactacaaagaaaaacaagggaaCGGTTAACACCAAAATCAGGAGAATGATTACTCTTAGGTTGCAGTGAGGAGGATGTGATTTTGGTGAGGTTTGCAGGGCTCCAAGATACTGGTTAATGTCTACTTCTAAAACTAGGCAGATTTAtgggtattgtttttatttaccatctatttcatttttaaatttaaaaaaggaaagtcatACATAAGAAATGTTATATCATGAgcatctgagatttttttttaatgaaatttatttatGGTACCCCTGGACTGATATTAATACTACTTCAGAGCAACATTTTGATACAcaaaatgtctttttgtttttttgttttccagttagAAAGGATATAGTCCGTATCCTCCCCAGTTTAGATGTTGAAGTCAAAGACATTACAGACAGTTATGATTCCAACTGGTTTCTTCAGCTGTTATCTACACAAGATCTTTTTGAAATGACCAGTAAAgagttccccatagtggctgaaGTCATAGAAGCACCCCAAGGAAACCAGCTACCCAGAAACGTTTTACAACCTGGGAAAACCATTGTGATCCACAAAAAGTGCCAGGCATCAAGGATCTTAGCTTCAGAAATTAGAAGCAATTTTCCTAAGAGACACTTCTTGATCCCCCCTAGCTATAAAGGCAAATTCAAGCGGCGACCTCGGGAGTTCCCAACCCCCTATGACCTTGAGATAGCAAAGAGTGAAAAGGAGCCTCTCCACGTGGTGGCCACCAAAGCCTTTCATTCCCCCCATGACGAGCTGTCATCTGTATCTGCCGGGGACCAGTTTCTAGTGCATCACTCACAGACGACGGAAGTCCTCTGTGAAGGGATCAAAAAAGTGGTGAACGTTCTGGCTTgtgaaaaaatcctcaaaaaatccTATGAGGCAGCACTGCTCCCTTTGTACATGGAAGGAGGTTTTGTAGAGGTGATTCATGATAAGAAGCAGTACCAGATTTCTGAGCTCTGTGCACAGTTCCACTTGCCCTTCAATGTGAAGGTTTCTGTGAGAGATCTTTTCACTGAAGAAGACATTTTGGCTGCTACACCAGGACTACGGTTGGAGGAAGCTATCACAGACTCTTATCTACTCATAAGTGACTTTGCCAACCCCAAGGAGTGCTGGGAAATTCCTGCTGGCCGCGTGAATATGACTGTTCAGTTAGTTAATAATTTGTCTGGGGATCCAGGATCATTTCTAGTCAGGACTCTGGTcgaagagatccctgaagaacaGTATTATATGATGCGGAGATATGAAAACTCTTTCTCGTACCCCCCACCTCGCCCTCCCAAACATCCCTCCGTGGAGGAAACAAAGTTAAGCCTGCTCAGcttagcagaagaaaagacagtGGGTCTGCCCAAGTCTCCCAAGGTAAGGCTATGATTTTGCAGTTTTTCCTCTTGAGTGTTTTTCTGGGGCAAGTTATTTCAAGTCTCTTCTGAGTCTGGTTTTTgcttacttttcttcctttcatgcCATATTTGAAATGAGCCTTTCTGGTGCACAGTAGATGATTGAACATCAACAGAGCCTAAGCTGTTACAGCGTTTTGTATTTTGATGCTTAACCAGTAGATGTGACAAGAAGTTTAGGAATTAGAACTAGCAGGGATGACACATGATTACAAACTGCTGTTTCAGTGTGTTTTGGTAATTAGGAATGGTTTATAAGGTGCCTCAGAAGCAAACCTCTTTTATTTTGGAAGTGCTGTTCACGTTTTTCTAGGTGGAGTTGTTTTAATACTTCATCCAGGAAATGAGCACACAATCAACTCCCTTCTTCTGGGGGCGGGGGTACCAGTAGCATGCATCTATAGCAcatgtcttcattttgttttatgtgtggAAAGATGTAAAAATATCTTGGCAGAACTGTGTGAGAACATGGGCATCTGCCCACATTCTGCCTGTCTGAGAATTGTCATCTTTAACAGTtctattgaaaaacaaaaatcaataaaattgcaGGCAGTATGAGATCATTACAGAATCCACAACTCCATAACCACTCTaaagatgggaggggaggggtttcAGCTTCATTTCTGCTTAAAGTTTTTGCCTCTTAAAAACTGCCTGCTGAGTGCCTGGAAAGCACTTGCCCTTACACCACGGAGCTTAAGTCGTTTATCTGGCAGGCAGTGGTTCTCTGGTGTGTGGAAATAGTGCATTCTGCTCTGGCAGATGTTGTGCTAGCAGCTTGGGGAAACAAAGCAATTAGTAAAACAAAGAGAGATGCTGTGTTTACTCTCTATACTCAGGAATGATAGCAGCCTCAGGCTTCAAGGATGTGGGTATGGAAATACATTTAATTCTACATTTCAAAGATTGCATTCTGATTGTATGCTGGGGAAATCCAGTAAACATCTTCAAACTCATCCTCAGGAAAAGATAAAACCAGCAGAAATTTCCTTTCCagaaaaatcaattttgaaaCTAAACTAAACAACTCTTTCCAAATAATGTTGATTAACAGGCTGCTATTAATGTGGAGAGTGCCTGGCTTCTcctgttgaatatatttttattactgaattgaATGATGTGAGAGATGGAATGCTGTTGTCATTTTTAGTGGGAAGCAGAATAATGTCCCATCCCCCTACCGCCATCCTCTCACCCCCACCCAAGGTGTCTATACctaagcctccagaactgtgaataTGCTACATTGGTTAGTAAAAGAGACTTTGCCCATGTACTTAAAATTAAGGACCTTGAggtgagattatcctggattattcaggtaGGTCCAAgttaatcacaagag is a window from the Balaenoptera musculus isolate JJ_BM4_2016_0621 chromosome 12, mBalMus1.pri.v3, whole genome shotgun sequence genome containing:
- the THEMIS gene encoding protein THEMIS — protein: MALSLEEFIHSLDLRTLPRVLEIQSGFYFEGSIYEMFGNECCLSTGEVIKITGLKIKKIIAEICEHTEGCESPQPFELPMNFPGLFKIVADKTPYLTMEEITRTIHIGPSRLGHPCFYHQKDIKLENLIIKHGEQIMLNSVEEINGEIMVNCGVLRNHQNHSFTLPLSQEGEFYECDDEHIYTLKEIVQWKIPKNRTRTVKLTDFSNKWDLTNPFPKGFYGAVILKPVYEIQGVMKFRKDIVRILPSLDVEVKDITDSYDSNWFLQLLSTQDLFEMTSKEFPIVAEVIEAPQGNQLPRNVLQPGKTIVIHKKCQASRILASEIRSNFPKRHFLIPPSYKGKFKRRPREFPTPYDLEIAKSEKEPLHVVATKAFHSPHDELSSVSAGDQFLVHHSQTTEVLCEGIKKVVNVLACEKILKKSYEAALLPLYMEGGFVEVIHDKKQYQISELCAQFHLPFNVKVSVRDLFTEEDILAATPGLRLEEAITDSYLLISDFANPKECWEIPAGRVNMTVQLVNNLSGDPGSFLVRTLVEEIPEEQYYMMRRYENSFSYPPPRPPKHPSVEETKLSLLSLAEEKTVGLPKSPKSLRVDRSKKLHSNQAGLDSKVPVGCQNDLADLEKEKRKTGETAVADTNATTEILKN